One part of the Eublepharis macularius isolate TG4126 chromosome 16, MPM_Emac_v1.0, whole genome shotgun sequence genome encodes these proteins:
- the ZDHHC7 gene encoding palmitoyltransferase ZDHHC7, which yields MQSSGHRFRDVEHHPLLAENDSYDSSSSEADVADRVWFIRDGCGMVCAVMTWLLVVYADFVVTFVMLLPSKDFWYSLVNGVLFNCLAVLALSSHLRTMLTDPGAVPKGNATKEYMESLQLKPGEVIYKCPKCCSIKPERAHHCSICKRCIRKMDHHCPWVNNCVGERNQRFFVLFTMYIALISAHALILCGFQFFSCVRGQWTECSDFSPPVTVILLIFLCLEGFLFLTFTAVMFGTQIHSICNDETEIERLKSEKPTWERRLRWEGMKSVFGGQPSLLWINPFAGFRIKRLILRAKKGGPEFSV from the exons ATGCAGTCATCTGGGCACAGGTTCCGTGACGTTGAGCACCACCCGCTGCTTGCCGAAAATGACAGCTACGATTCGTCGTCCTCGGAGGCTGACGTGGCCGACAGAGTTTGGTTCATCCGCGACGGTTGCGGGATGGTCTGCGCAGTTATGACGTGGCTCCTCGTCGTCTATGCAGATTTTGTAGTGACGTTTGTCATGCTGCTGCCTTCCAAAGACTTTTGGTACTCCCTCGTCAACGGGGTTCTCTTCAACTGCTTGGCGGTGCTAGCGCTGTCCTCTCACCTAAGAACAATGCTAACTGATCCT GGGGCTGTTCCCAAAGGAAACGCCACCAAAGAGTACATGGAGAGTCTGCAGCTGAAGCCCGGCGAGGTGATCTACAAATGCCCGAAGTGCTGCAGCATCAAACCGGAGCGCGCCCACCACTGCAG TATTTGCAAGCGATGCATCCGGAAGATGGATCACCACTGCCCTTGGGTCAACAACTGTGTCGGTGAAAGAAACCAGAGGTTTTTTGTGCTCTTTACC ATGTACATAGCTCTGATTTCTGCTCATGCTCTCATCCTGTGTGggtttcagttcttttcctgtgTCAGAGGACAGTGGACTG agtgcAGTGATTTCTCCCCACCCGTGACTGTGATACTTCTGATTTTCTTGTGCCTTGAGGGTTTTCTGTTTCTTACATTCACCGCAGTGATGTTTGGCACCCAGATCCACTCAATATGCAACGACGAAACG GAAATTGAAAGGCTGAAGAGCGAGAAGCCCACATGGGAACGGAGGCTACGCTGGGAAGGGATGAAATCTGTCTTTGGGGGCCAACCTTCCCTGCTGTGGATCAACCCTTTTGCAGGATTTCGGATCAAGCGGCTGATACTGAGAGCCAAGAAAGGAGGTCCAGAATTTTCTGTCTGA